The Candidatus Neomarinimicrobiota bacterium genome contains a region encoding:
- the tuf gene encoding elongation factor Tu (EF-Tu; promotes GTP-dependent binding of aminoacyl-tRNA to the A-site of ribosomes during protein biosynthesis; when the tRNA anticodon matches the mRNA codon, GTP hydrolysis results; the inactive EF-Tu-GDP leaves the ribosome and release of GDP is promoted by elongation factor Ts; many prokaryotes have two copies of the gene encoding EF-Tu) encodes MAKKKFERTKPHVNIGTIGHVDHGKTTLTAAITYVLAKAGGA; translated from the coding sequence ATGGCAAAGAAGAAATTTGAAAGAACGAAGCCGCATGTGAACATCGGAACGATCGGTCACGTGGATCACGGTAAGACGACGCTGACGGCCGCCATCACGTATGTTTTGGCGAAGGCGGGAGGAGC